The Gordonia iterans DNA window GGTCGTGGTCTCCGGGGTGGGGCCGGGCCTGGGCCGAGCGCTCTGCCTGCAATCGGCCGCGCACGGTGCGAAACTGGTGCTCGCCGCCCGGACCGAGTCGCGGCTGAACGAGATCCGGGACGAGATCGTCGCGTCCGGCGGCACTGCGCTGGCGGTGCCGACCGACATCACCGACGACGCTCAGGTCGACGAACTGGTGCGTGCGACGGTGGACGAGTACGGCGGCGCGGACGTCCTGATCAACAACGCATTCGCCACGCCGTCGATGAAACCGCTGGCACGCACCGACTTCGGTCAGATCGCCGCGAGTGTGGACCTCACTGTGCTGGGCACGTTGCGGGTGATCAAGGCCTTCACCGCGGCCCTCGAGGAGTCCCGGGGCTCGATCGTCAACATCAACTCGATGGTGATCCGGCACTCGGAGCCCCGCTACGGCAGCTACAAGCTCGCCAAGGCGGCACTGCTGGCGATGTCGCAGACTCTCGCCACCGAGCTCGGCGGAAAGGGAATCCGCGTCAACAGCGTCGCGCCCGGGTACATCTGGGACGATCAGCTCAAGTGGTACTTCGGCAAGATCGCCGAGAAGTACGGGATCTCGGCGGAGCAGGTGTACGAGCAGACCGCGGCCAAGAGTGACCTCGGGAGGCTCCCCGAGCCCGACGAGATCGCGCAAGCGGCGGTGTTCCTCGCCTCGGACCTGGCCAGCGCCGTCACCGGGCACACCCTCGACGTGAATTGCGGTGAATACCATGACTGACTCCGACTTCAACACAGCCGTCGGGACGGTGGACGACCTCCACGAATCGGCCACGCGCGCGACCGGGCTGACCGATTTCGGCACGGATCCGGCGTATCGCGAAGCACTGCAGGTGCTGCTCGACTCCTACCGGGACGAGGCCGGGCTCACGCCGCTCGGCTCCAAGATGTTCCGCTACTTCCTCAAAGGCGCGCTGGTGGCCCGGCTGCTGAGCGAGGTGGGGTGGCAGGCGAATCCGGGGTATGCGGAGGTCCCGATCACCCGGCCGGTGTTCGTCACCGGTCTGCCCCGCACCGGGACCACCGCGCTGCACCGACTGCTCTCGGCCGACCCCGAGCACCAGGGGCTTCAGACGTGGCTTGCCGAGTATCCGCACCCCCGGCCGCCGCGGGAGGCGTGGGCGAGCGATCCCGTGTTCCAGCAGATCGATGCCGGGCTGAGCCGGCATCACGTGGAGAACCCAGAGTTCATGGGGCTGCACTACATGGGCGCCGGCGA harbors:
- a CDS encoding SDR family oxidoreductase, which translates into the protein MSGLLDGKVVVVSGVGPGLGRALCLQSAAHGAKLVLAARTESRLNEIRDEIVASGGTALAVPTDITDDAQVDELVRATVDEYGGADVLINNAFATPSMKPLARTDFGQIAASVDLTVLGTLRVIKAFTAALEESRGSIVNINSMVIRHSEPRYGSYKLAKAALLAMSQTLATELGGKGIRVNSVAPGYIWDDQLKWYFGKIAEKYGISAEQVYEQTAAKSDLGRLPEPDEIAQAAVFLASDLASAVTGHTLDVNCGEYHD